Proteins from a single region of Trichoderma asperellum chromosome 3, complete sequence:
- a CDS encoding uncharacterized protein (EggNog:ENOG41~SECRETED:SignalP(1-19)) yields the protein MPIYLWFLRLTFLLQNGYPHYWQHRLSWWSTGHNVRAIVRSEASFKKLAEEYLEFAPKLSYVIAADITKPESYKEAFEGVVGVIHAASPFNLQPKDNEEDLLKPAIRGSIAILDAAQRHGKDVKRVVVTSSHASVADVAKGKRAGYVYNEKDWNPITYEQAADPATDGITVYCASKALAERAVWEWADKHKGAHFDAVTITPPWIFGPYATKLTSAAHLIESVRLIYNLLGAKEIPEFDFGGYADVREVSAAHLLALEVPSAGGQRFWVGQSLRWQTVVDIAREEFPELVTRLPEGRPGWIEDAYGVDGSKAENDPLFSESCGTL from the exons ATGCCA ATTTATCTGTGGTTCTTACGCTTgacatttcttcttcaaaatggTTATCCTCATTACTGGCAGCACCGGCTATCTTGGTGGTCAACTGGTCATAATGTCCGCGCTATCGTGCGATCAGAGGCATCTTTCAAGAAGCTCGCCGAAGAATATCTCGAATTCGCGCCGAAACTTTCTTATGTAATTGCCGCCGATATTACGAAGCCTGAATCATACAAAGAGGCATTTGAGGGTGTGGTCGGTGTAATTCATGCCGCGTCTCCCTTCAACCTTCAGCCAAAAGACAATGAAGAAGACCTCCTTAAACCTGCGATTAGAGGCTCCATAGCTATACTGGATGCTGCCCAGCGTCATGGGAAAGACGTTAAAAGAGTGGTAGTGACATCATCCCACGCTTCTGTCGCAGATGTCGCCAAAGGAAAGAGAGCAGGCTACGTATATAATGAGAAGGATTGGAACCCTATTACGTATGAGCAAGCGGCCGACCCTGCTACCGATGGCATTACGGTCTACTGTGCTTCAAAGGCTTTAGCCGAACGAGCAGTGTGGGAGTGGGCTGATAAGCACAAAGGCGCACACTTCGATGCTGTTACAATTACTCCGCCGTGGATATTTGGTCCTTACGCTACCAAGCTGACGTCCGCAGCGCATCTGATCGAGAGCGTTCGGCTGATTTATAATCTGTTAGGCGCCAAGGAGATACCCGAATTTGACTTTGGTGGATATGCCGATGTGCGTGAGGTCAGTGCGGCTCATCTCCTTGCTCTCGAAGTGCCTTCTGCAGGTGGACAACGTTTTTGGGTTGGGCAATCTCTTCGATGGCAAACCGTAGTAGATATTGCGCGCGAAGAGTTTCCTGAATTAGTAACAAGACTACCTGAAGGGAGGCCTGGGTGGATAGAGGATGCATATGGTGTAGATGGTAGCAAAGCAGAGAATGACCCCCTTTTTTCCGAGAGCTGTGGTACCCTATAA
- a CDS encoding uncharacterized protein (EggNog:ENOG41~SECRETED:SignalP(1-17)): MVNKAIIASLLFGAAMAVPYPPSATDGVREPVPAHAYPHKKVNGGNYMPSRTGKTTASKTSAAPATAKDQKDKRATGETVNNAVARYDNSNITDGVGDGVDSYTLYLGDGSTGAGWPDQSQWVSFENMFNNYKNQMFSSCDWMGVPDDSGPEVGAIWDGIQAAAAATGVDHRFILAVIMQESGGCVRVWTTNYGVRNPGLMQDHNGAATCNENGNVQNPCPSATIYQMISEGTAGTNDGDGLANCINESGRSDVSAFYRAARIYNSGSISSTGNLQSNVATHCYASDIANRLTGWRNAPSTCTCDSNPSSCGSVNY, translated from the coding sequence atGGTTAACAAGGCTATCATtgcttctctgctctttggcGCTGCCATGGCTGTGCCTTACCCGCCTTCTGCCACCGACGGCGTTAGAGAGCCTGTGCCCGCTCATGCCTACCCCCACAAGAAGGTCAATGGCGGTAACTACATGCCTTCGCGTACCGGCAAGACCACTGCCTCTAAGAcgtctgctgctcctgctacTGCCAAGGATCAGAAGGATAAGCGAGCCACCGGAGAGACTGTCAACAACGCTGTGGCCCGATACGACAACTCCAACATCACCGATGGTGTCGGCGACGGTGTTGACTCCTACACCCTGTACCTCGGTGACGGCAGCACCGGTGCTGGCTGGCCTGACCAGAGCCAATGGGTTTCTTTTGAGAACATGTTCAACAACTACAAGAACCAGATGTTCTCATCTTGCGACTGGATGGGTGTTCCTGACGATAGCGGCCCAGAGGTCGGTGCCATTTGGGATGGTATccaggcggctgctgctgctactggtGTCGACCACCGTTTCATTCTTGCTGTTATTATGCAAGAGTCTGGTGGTTGTGTTCGCGTTTGGACCACCAACTACGGCGTTCGCAACCCTGGTCTGATGCAGGATCACAATGGTGCTGCTACCTGCAACGAGAACGGAAATGTTCAAAACCCTTGCCCCTCGGCCACCATCTACCAGATGATTAGCGAGGGCACTGCTGGCACCAACGATGGTGACGGTCTTGCCAACTGCATCAACGAGTCTGGCCGCAGCGACGTCTCGGCCTTTTACCGTGCCGCCCGTATCTACAACTCTGGCTCTATCTCCAGCACTGGCAACCTCCAGAGCAATGTTGCTACTCACTGCTATGCTAGCGATATTGCTAACCGTTTGACCGGTTGGAGAAACGCCCCCAGCACTTGCACTTGCGACAGCAACcccagcagctgcggctCCGTCAACTACTAA
- a CDS encoding uncharacterized protein (EggNog:ENOG41~SECRETED:SignalP(1-19)~CAZy:PL20): MGIIKICTAAFAILPFAIATQTFQNGGTTAGFDYVRHENKGQVLQVADITYKGNSALLMQQTYTPGYTGRYHSEVDHNQGYQRGDELFYGFMFRLSFTWEFDQQSYNIAQFIADRPGAGCDDDDWMPSSLIWLEGNQLNSRIVSGNYRQPDCSRTFTGTGNIATVSAGVWHKVIIQAKWASDSSGYYKMWFDGNKVYEHYNIATTTNDDAIFAFRVGLYANGWHDDKKMVGNQGFRQVWYDEVAVGTTFADVDPDQYE; the protein is encoded by the coding sequence ATGGGCATTATTAAAATCTGTACCGCCGCCTTCGCGATTTTGCCTTTCGCAATCGCCACACAGACTTTTCAAAATGGGGGTACTACAGCTGGGTTCGACTACGTTCGACATGAGAATAAAGGACAAGTTCTACAAGTAGCGGATATTACATACAAAGGCAACTCGGCGCTCCTAATGCAGCAAACATACACACCTGGCTACACTGGTCGATATCACTCCGAGGTGGATCACAACCAAGGCTATCAACGTGGAGACGAACTGTTTTACGGTTTCATGTTCCGCTTGTCATTCACATGGGAATTCGATCAGCAGTCCTACAATATCGCTCAGTTTATCGCTGACCGACCTGGGGCTGGttgtgacgacgacgactggATGCCTTCCTCGCTTATCTGGCTAGAAGGTAATCAGCTCAATTCCCGAATTGTTAGCGGCAATTACCGCCAGCCGGACTGCAGCCGTACATTCACGGGAACTGGAAACATTGCTACTGTTTCTGCCGGAGTTTGGCACAAAGTTATCATCCAAGCCAAGTGGGCAAGCGACAGTTCAGGTTACTACAAAATGTGGTTCGATGGAAACAAAGTTTATGAGCATTATAACATTGCTACGACAACCAATGATGATGCCATATTTGCATTTCGGGTGGGTTTGTATGCTAACGGCTGGCATGACGATAAAAAGATGGTTGGTAATCAGGGATTCCGTCAAGTTTGGTATGATGAGGTTGCTGTCGGTACTACTTTCGCGGATGTAGACCCTGATCAGTACGAGTAA
- the CIP2 gene encoding carbohydrate-binding module 1 (CAZy:CE15~EggNog:ENOG41): protein MWWNWLGWPNYMRCWRDLCGLYDNSNHQFCYLCRPIVHIDSWNSSNDCRGMLCITTSISLKANSKLNDLFKMYNGDRITTKDQFQYWQTEISQLLQRYELGTLPGCPASLLPFVSGNTLTINCGNSGKSMSLSVTITYPSSGTAPYPTILVYGGGSLPAPSRVTMIDFNNDDLAAQVGTSSRGQGKFYTLYRSGHSVGATTAWAWGVSRVIDALEQVTTARIDTTKIGVTRCSLNGKGDLLAGAFNNCIASTHPKNRVLVNQYVGGF from the exons AT GTGGTGGAATTGGCTGGGCTGGCCCAACTACATGCGTTGCTGGCGCGACCTGTGTGGCCTATA TGACAACAGCAACCATCAGTTTTGTTACCTCTGCCGCCCAATCGTCCACATCGATTCCTGGAACTCAAGCAACGACTGCCGCGGTATGCTCTGCATTACCACTTCCATATCCCTTAAGGCCAATTCTAAGCTAAACGACCTGTTCAAAATGTATAATGGAGATAGGATAACTACAAAAGATCAATTCCAGTACTGGCAAACCGAAATTTCTCAGCTACTCCAACGATATGAGCTTGGAACACTGCCAGGATGCCCTGCCAGCCTTTTGCCATTTGTTTCGGGAAATACATTGACAATCAACTGTGGAAACTCTGGAAAGTCAATGTCATTGTCCGTAACAATTACTTATCCTTCCTCAGGAACGGCTCCCTATCCTACAATCCTTGTTTATGGTGGCGGTAGTCTGCCAGCACCTTCTAGAGTTACCATGATTGACTTCAACAATGATGATCTGGCAGCCCAAGTCGGTACTAGCAGTAGAGGTCAAGGAAAGTTCTATACTCTCTATCGAAGTGGGCATTCTGTAGGTGCAACGACAGCATGGGCTTGGGGCGTCAGCCGAGTAATTGACGCCCTCGAACAAGTGACAACGGCAAGGATTGATACCACAAAAATTGGGGTGACAAGATGTTCGCTCAACGGGAAGGGTGACTTATTAGCAGGAGCATTCAATAACTGCATCGCATCAACACATCCCAAGAATCGGGTGCTGGTGAATCAATATGTTGGAGGGTTTTAG
- the CIP2 gene encoding carbohydrate-binding module 1, variant 2 (CAZy:CE15~EggNog:ENOG41): MRCWRDLCGLYDNSNHQFCYLCRPIVHIDSWNSSNDCRGMLCITTSISLKANSKLNDLFKMYNGDRITTKDQFQYWQTEISQLLQRYELGTLPGCPASLLPFVSGNTLTINCGNSGKSMSLSVTITYPSSGTAPYPTILVYGGGSLPAPSRVTMIDFNNDDLAAQVGTSSRGQGKFYTLYRSGHSVGATTAWAWGVSRVIDALEQVTTARIDTTKIGVTRCSLNGKGDLLAGAFNNCIASTHPKNRVLVNQYVGGF, translated from the exons ATGCGTTGCTGGCGCGACCTGTGTGGCCTATA TGACAACAGCAACCATCAGTTTTGTTACCTCTGCCGCCCAATCGTCCACATCGATTCCTGGAACTCAAGCAACGACTGCCGCGGTATGCTCTGCATTACCACTTCCATATCCCTTAAGGCCAATTCTAAGCTAAACGACCTGTTCAAAATGTATAATGGAGATAGGATAACTACAAAAGATCAATTCCAGTACTGGCAAACCGAAATTTCTCAGCTACTCCAACGATATGAGCTTGGAACACTGCCAGGATGCCCTGCCAGCCTTTTGCCATTTGTTTCGGGAAATACATTGACAATCAACTGTGGAAACTCTGGAAAGTCAATGTCATTGTCCGTAACAATTACTTATCCTTCCTCAGGAACGGCTCCCTATCCTACAATCCTTGTTTATGGTGGCGGTAGTCTGCCAGCACCTTCTAGAGTTACCATGATTGACTTCAACAATGATGATCTGGCAGCCCAAGTCGGTACTAGCAGTAGAGGTCAAGGAAAGTTCTATACTCTCTATCGAAGTGGGCATTCTGTAGGTGCAACGACAGCATGGGCTTGGGGCGTCAGCCGAGTAATTGACGCCCTCGAACAAGTGACAACGGCAAGGATTGATACCACAAAAATTGGGGTGACAAGATGTTCGCTCAACGGGAAGGGTGACTTATTAGCAGGAGCATTCAATAACTGCATCGCATCAACACATCCCAAGAATCGGGTGCTGGTGAATCAATATGTTGGAGGGTTTTAG